The following proteins are encoded in a genomic region of Takifugu flavidus isolate HTHZ2018 chromosome 3, ASM371156v2, whole genome shotgun sequence:
- the LOC130523270 gene encoding complement C1q tumor necrosis factor-related protein 4-like codes for MSVLFTAVLQTGGNVGPFQGDTTLIFNRAITNVGEAYDISTGLFKAPDTGFYCFSFSYQADKREQSGLTLMKNSEAIVKAFNSNKPGIQHVDNASSTACLELQQGDRVYVVLPNGCHACGIGGTTSFTGFLISKA; via the exons atga gtgtccttttcacagcagtcCTACAGACAGGAGGTAATGTTGGACCCTTTCAGGGAGACACAACTTTGATTTTCAACAGGGCAATCACCAACGTGGGGGAGGCGTACGACATCagtacag GCCTCTTCAAAGCTCCTGACACAGGCTTttactgcttcagcttctcctaccaagctgacaaaagggaacaatcggggctgactctgatgaagaacagtGAGGCCATCGTGAAGgcgttcaacagcaacaagccAGGGATTCAGCATGTTGATAACGCTTCCAGCACTGCATGTCTGGAACTCCAGCAAGGAGACCGTGTGTATGTGGTCCTGCCTAATGGCTGTCATGCTTGTGGCATTGGTGGAACCACCAGCTTCACTGGTTTTCTCATCAGCAAGGCTTAA